A single region of the Mycobacteriales bacterium genome encodes:
- a CDS encoding glycosyltransferase family 2 protein has translation MDSPDGRPGGYAGARGPRTAEPDGFGIDVTVVVPVHDEEMTVEPLYHQVAAVLGEAGRTFEVVYVDDGSTDASVAKISQLLSEREPARLVTLRRNFGKAAALATGFRVARGRFVVTIDADLQDDPQEIPELILALEHGYDAISGWKRRRQDPLRRRLASKLFNAVTRRASSLPLHDFNCGLKAYTRDCAQEIADSCYGDMHRYLPVLAFWRGYRVTEKPVNHFPRGHGRSKYGLERYVRGALDLVTAVFVTRYVRRPMHFFGSIGIALLLPSVGTLMYLGTDKAIAGAAIGGRPLLEISVLGCIAGLQLVLTGLIAELLVGQHASHVPYTEQVEIPVEVRLPGDAETQPAVPEHRPAPGWSLVSAHRVER, from the coding sequence GTGGACTCGCCGGACGGCCGGCCGGGCGGGTACGCCGGGGCGCGCGGGCCGCGCACGGCCGAACCGGATGGTTTCGGCATCGACGTCACGGTCGTGGTGCCAGTGCACGACGAGGAGATGACCGTCGAGCCGCTCTACCACCAAGTCGCTGCAGTGCTCGGCGAGGCCGGCCGGACCTTCGAGGTGGTCTACGTCGACGACGGCAGCACGGACGCGTCGGTGGCGAAGATCAGCCAGCTGCTGAGCGAACGGGAGCCGGCCCGGCTCGTGACGCTGCGCCGCAACTTCGGCAAGGCAGCGGCGCTGGCCACCGGGTTCCGCGTGGCCCGGGGTCGCTTCGTCGTCACGATTGACGCTGACCTGCAGGACGACCCGCAGGAGATCCCCGAACTGATCCTGGCTCTCGAGCACGGTTACGACGCGATCAGCGGTTGGAAACGGCGGCGCCAGGACCCGCTGCGCCGGCGGCTCGCCTCGAAGCTGTTCAACGCCGTCACCCGGCGGGCGTCGTCGCTGCCCCTGCACGACTTCAACTGCGGGCTCAAGGCCTACACCCGCGACTGCGCCCAGGAGATAGCCGACAGCTGTTACGGCGACATGCACCGCTACCTGCCGGTGCTCGCGTTCTGGCGCGGGTACCGGGTGACGGAGAAGCCGGTCAACCACTTCCCGCGCGGGCACGGACGGTCGAAGTACGGCCTCGAGCGCTACGTGCGTGGGGCGCTGGACCTGGTGACTGCCGTCTTCGTCACCCGCTACGTCCGGCGCCCGATGCACTTCTTCGGGAGCATCGGCATCGCGTTGCTGCTCCCGAGCGTCGGAACGCTCATGTACCTCGGCACCGACAAGGCGATCGCCGGCGCGGCCATCGGCGGCCGGCCGCTGTTGGAGATCTCGGTGCTGGGTTGCATTGCCGGGCTGCAGCTGGTGCTCACCGGCCTGATTGCAGAGCTGTTGGTCGGGCAGCATGCGAGCCACGTGCCGTATACCGAGCAGGTCGAGATTCCCGTCGAGGTGCGGCTGCCCGGCGACGCCGAGACACAGCCGGCCGTACCCGAGCACCGGCCGGCGCCCGGCTGGTCTCTGGTCAGTGCACACCGCG
- a CDS encoding glycosyl hydrolase: MSTHTSATHRSPLERLIRPAAPYLGISLPEGPRDLAAVDLLGQLAGHRPNLLEYFEPWTEPINLEWARATWAAGLLPLLTWEPWDPWNRGPDGTPRFDQPDYTLAMLSSGRYDAYIRTQAIALRDLGTPVALRFAHEMNGYWYPWGVATQGAGNSAAAYVRAWRHVWQIFHDAGAANVIWVWSVNVVSGAPRVPLASVYPGDRYVDWVGLSGYLDNAVTSFEAEYADTLAQLRRFAGDKPWLIAETGASASDPATRAAEIDSLFTGVRDNPEFIGLVWFDHATPKADWRFENHPTTLEAFRSQVAAGGFGTLPVPKPTATGPSTRVSAP, from the coding sequence GTGTCGACACACACTTCCGCAACGCACCGAAGTCCGCTCGAGCGCCTCATCCGACCGGCGGCGCCCTACCTCGGCATCAGCCTGCCCGAGGGGCCGCGAGACCTCGCGGCGGTCGACCTGCTGGGCCAGCTCGCCGGCCACCGGCCGAACCTACTCGAGTACTTCGAGCCCTGGACGGAACCGATCAACCTCGAGTGGGCCCGGGCCACGTGGGCGGCAGGCCTGCTGCCCTTGCTCACCTGGGAACCCTGGGACCCGTGGAACCGAGGGCCCGACGGGACCCCGCGATTCGACCAGCCCGACTACACCCTCGCGATGCTGAGCTCCGGGCGCTACGACGCGTACATTCGCACCCAGGCGATAGCGCTGCGCGACCTCGGCACGCCCGTCGCCTTGCGCTTCGCGCACGAGATGAACGGCTACTGGTACCCCTGGGGGGTCGCCACCCAGGGGGCCGGCAACAGCGCGGCCGCCTACGTGCGGGCATGGCGCCACGTGTGGCAGATCTTCCACGACGCGGGCGCGGCGAACGTGATCTGGGTCTGGTCGGTCAACGTGGTCTCCGGCGCGCCGCGCGTCCCGCTCGCCTCGGTCTATCCCGGCGACCGCTACGTCGACTGGGTCGGCCTTTCGGGCTATCTCGACAACGCAGTCACGAGCTTCGAGGCCGAGTACGCCGACACCTTGGCGCAGCTGCGGCGCTTCGCCGGCGACAAACCATGGCTGATCGCCGAGACCGGCGCATCGGCTTCCGACCCGGCGACGCGAGCGGCCGAGATCGACTCGCTCTTCACCGGCGTTCGCGACAACCCGGAGTTCATCGGGCTCGTCTGGTTCGACCACGCGACGCCGAAGGCCGACTGGCGCTTCGAGAACCACCCCACGACCCTGGAGGCATTTCGCAGCCAGGTCGCCGCGGGCGGGTTCGGCACGCTCCCGGTGCCGAAGCCGACCGCGACCGGACCGTCGACCCGCGTCAGCGCGCCGTGA
- a CDS encoding sigma-70 family RNA polymerase sigma factor codes for MTPTDSLIDDEVAALVSAAAAGSRPAWDELVDRYVGLLWSIARGFRLSESDAADVVQTTWLRLLEHIDGVHDGARVGAWLATTARRECLRALAYRNRVVLGDDALLEQAVEQEDVAAALLRRERSDELSRAIESLPRRWRQVMDMLLADPSLSYDEISQRLGIPIGSIGPTRGRCVARLRVALVE; via the coding sequence ATGACGCCGACCGACTCGCTGATCGACGACGAGGTCGCTGCGCTCGTGTCCGCTGCGGCCGCAGGCAGTCGGCCCGCATGGGACGAGCTCGTCGACAGGTACGTCGGCTTGCTGTGGTCGATCGCGCGCGGCTTCCGGCTGAGCGAGTCGGACGCCGCCGACGTCGTGCAGACGACATGGTTGCGGCTGCTCGAGCACATCGACGGCGTGCATGACGGCGCCCGCGTCGGGGCCTGGCTCGCGACCACCGCCCGTCGCGAGTGCCTGCGTGCCCTCGCGTACCGCAACCGGGTGGTCCTGGGAGACGACGCGCTGCTCGAGCAGGCGGTCGAGCAGGAGGACGTCGCCGCCGCGTTGCTGCGTCGCGAGCGCAGCGACGAGCTGTCGCGGGCGATCGAATCCCTGCCTCGCAGGTGGCGGCAGGTCATGGACATGCTGCTGGCCGACCCCTCGCTGTCGTACGACGAGATCTCCCAGCGGCTCGGGATCCCGATCGGCAGCATCGGCCCGACCCGCGGCCGCTGCGTCGCCCGGCTGCGAGTCGCGCTCGTGGAGTAA